In the Sarcophilus harrisii chromosome 3, mSarHar1.11, whole genome shotgun sequence genome, one interval contains:
- the LOC100917582 gene encoding olfactory receptor 52I2-like has product MLELPFNHTSPATFVLMGIPGLEVTHLWLLAPLGTMYVVTLVGNSLILTVIWVDPALHEPMYYFLCILAIVDIVMATSVVPKMLNIFWSGDGIIGFAACFTQMYIVHAATAVETGLLLAMAFDRYVAICRPLHYQTILTQRTMIGIGVAIILRAATFMTPLSWMVSHLPFCGSLMVPHSYCEHMAVAKLGCADHMPSNLYSLIGSSIIVGIDVIFIATSYSLILQAVFRLSCRDAQLKALSTCGSHVGVMALYYLPGMVSIYVAWFGQDLVPLPVQVLLADFYLVIPPTLNPLIYGLRTKQIRGRGWSMLESCLPGQTH; this is encoded by the coding sequence ATGCTAGAATTGCCATTCAATCATACATCACCTGCTACATTTGTCCTCATGGGCATCCCAGGTTTAGAAGTGACTCACCTCTGGTTGCTGGCACCACTAGGCACCATGTATGTTGTGACTTTGGTAGGAAACAGCCTCATTCTGACAGTGATCTGGGTTGATCCAGCCTTGCATGAGCCCATGTACTACTTCCTGTGCATCCTGGCTATTGTGGACATTGTTATGGCAACCTCTGTGGTCCCAAAGATGCTAAACATCTTCTGGTCAGGTGATGGAATTATTGGCTTTGCTGCCTGCTTCACTCAAATGTATATTGTCCATGCAGCCACAGCTGTGGAAACAGGGCTTTTATTGGCTATGGCCTTTGACCGATATGTGGCCATCTGCAGACCCTTGCACTATCAGACCATCCTTACACAACGAACAATGATAGGAATTGGTGTGGCAATTATCCTTAGAGCTGCCACATTCATGACACCTCTAAGCTGGATGGTGAGCCACCTGCCTTTCTGTGGCTCTCTGATGGTTCCTCATTCATACTGTGAACACATGGCTGTGGCTAAGCTGGGATGCGCTGACCACATGCCAAGCAACCTCTATAGCCTGATTGGTTCCTCAATCATTGTAGGCATTGATGTGATCTTCATTGCCACCTCCTATAGCCTGATCCTTCAGGCTGTCTTCCGTCTCTCCTGCAGGGATGCCCAGCTCAAAGCATTAAGCACGTGTGGTTCCCATGTTGGAGTTATGGCCCTCTATTATCTACCAGGGATGGTTTCCATCTATGTGGCCTGGTTTGGACAGGACTTGGTTCCCCTGCCTGTCCAAGTCCTGTTAGCTGACTTCTATCTGGTTATCCCACCCACTCTAAATCCTCTCATCTATGGCTTAAGGACTAAACAGATACGCGGTCGGGGATGGAGTATGCTGGAGAGCTGCCTCCCTGGCCAGACCCATTGA